From Deinococcus aquaticus, one genomic window encodes:
- a CDS encoding superoxide dismutase family protein has protein sequence MARTSTQITSRKRTLITAALLGGAALAGAGLAGGAGVPMPAPATTPLKATAALRDPAGQVLGTATFEQQGAGVRVTVDVTGLAPGQHGLHVHEFGRCTPGVDAATNTVVAFGGAGGHFDPGMSRNHDDPQADNHAGHGGDLPMLNVAADGRGRATFTTMKLSLTGMTGSLNRSLVVHAQPDDYKSDPAGMSGARERCGIVTRDNFSVRDYPLPGPQTFPEGVAVDAARGVAYTGSAATGTIYAVNLNSGAVSTFAEGGGQGRGSALGLKVDAQGRVWAAGGASGTVSVLRPDGFPVAILNTPKSPNAYVNDLTPAPDGNVYVTDSSRPVIFRVTPDLKLSAWLDLSGTPIRYAPGVNLNGIVATPDGRALLAVQLNTGDLWRIDLRTKAVRRVMTGLTRGDGLLLDGRTLYVARNAEQVITKVSLNADFTAGQIVAQEPLAGLRFPTTLAAVGGDLIVPQGQLDKLQGGTPETPFRLTRFKKF, from the coding sequence ATGGCGCGCACCTCAACACAGATCACTTCAAGAAAGCGCACCCTGATCACGGCGGCCCTGCTGGGCGGCGCGGCCCTGGCAGGCGCAGGTCTGGCGGGCGGCGCGGGCGTGCCCATGCCTGCGCCCGCCACCACGCCCCTGAAGGCCACGGCGGCCCTGCGCGACCCGGCCGGTCAGGTGCTGGGCACGGCCACCTTCGAGCAGCAGGGTGCGGGCGTGCGGGTCACGGTGGACGTGACCGGCCTAGCGCCCGGCCAGCACGGCCTGCACGTTCATGAGTTCGGGCGCTGCACGCCGGGCGTGGACGCCGCCACGAACACCGTCGTGGCCTTCGGCGGGGCCGGCGGTCACTTTGATCCCGGCATGAGCCGCAACCACGATGACCCCCAGGCGGACAACCACGCGGGTCACGGCGGCGACCTGCCCATGCTGAACGTCGCCGCCGACGGCCGTGGCCGCGCGACCTTCACCACCATGAAACTCAGCCTGACCGGCATGACCGGCAGCCTGAACCGGTCGCTGGTCGTGCACGCCCAGCCTGACGATTACAAGAGCGACCCGGCCGGCATGAGCGGCGCGCGGGAACGCTGCGGGATCGTCACGCGTGACAACTTCAGCGTGCGTGACTACCCGCTGCCCGGCCCGCAGACCTTCCCGGAAGGCGTGGCGGTCGATGCCGCCCGTGGCGTGGCGTACACCGGCAGCGCCGCGACCGGCACCATCTACGCCGTGAACCTGAACAGCGGGGCCGTGTCCACCTTCGCCGAGGGCGGCGGGCAGGGACGCGGGTCCGCGCTGGGCCTGAAGGTGGATGCGCAGGGCCGCGTGTGGGCGGCAGGCGGCGCGAGCGGTACCGTCAGCGTCCTGCGGCCCGACGGGTTCCCGGTCGCGATCCTGAACACCCCCAAATCCCCGAACGCGTACGTGAACGACCTGACGCCCGCCCCGGACGGCAACGTGTACGTCACGGATTCCAGCCGCCCCGTGATCTTCCGGGTCACGCCAGACCTGAAACTGAGTGCGTGGCTGGACCTGAGCGGCACGCCCATCCGGTACGCGCCGGGCGTCAACCTGAACGGCATCGTCGCCACGCCGGACGGCCGGGCGCTGCTGGCCGTGCAGCTGAACACCGGTGACCTGTGGCGCATCGATCTGCGCACGAAGGCCGTGCGGCGCGTCATGACTGGCCTGACGCGCGGTGACGGGCTGCTGCTCGACGGCCGCACCCTGTACGTGGCCCGCAACGCCGAGCAGGTCATCACGAAGGTCAGCCTGAACGCGGACTTCACGGCCGGGCAGATCGTGGCCCAGGAGCCCCTGGCGGGCCTGCGCTTCCCGACGACCCTGGCGGCCGTGGGCGGCGACCTGATCGTCCCGCAGGGCCAGCTGGA
- a CDS encoding PQQ-dependent sugar dehydrogenase has protein sequence MTRILTHLLGAALLSGASLAQTAPPTPRPIAPGEPPVTVTATRNEPMPLEFTADKLSRLKVPAGFTLKVMATGLGNARMLHVMPDGGIYLSRRAQGDVWYLRDTNRDGQISATERRQVAQNMKLAHGMDVKDGRMYVVGEKTIWVMDIARDGSLSVPRVFADGFPDAGQHPARTLKWGPDGYLYASFGSTNNDAPTPNPEEATMLRLSPDGKTREIFARGLRHTIGFGWHPVSGVLYGADQGSDWHGDNIPPEELNVIERGKNYGWPFCYGDKQLDPYVNVGNIPGRITKAEYCAGTQGSVLNYTAHAAAIAMNYYTGTQFPAEYRNDAFVAFRGSWNRSEPSGYEIARVVFDAQNKPERIEPFITGFVYQDGDVWKQFGRVAGVATYTDGSLLFTDDQSGVIYRVLYTGGN, from the coding sequence ATGACCCGAATCCTCACCCACCTGCTGGGGGCGGCGCTGCTGAGCGGCGCGTCCCTGGCCCAGACGGCTCCCCCCACACCCCGCCCGATCGCGCCGGGCGAGCCGCCCGTGACGGTCACCGCGACCCGCAACGAGCCCATGCCGCTGGAATTCACGGCGGATAAACTCTCGCGCCTGAAGGTGCCGGCCGGGTTCACGCTGAAGGTCATGGCGACCGGGCTGGGGAACGCCCGCATGCTGCACGTCATGCCGGACGGTGGGATCTACCTGTCGCGCCGCGCGCAGGGCGACGTGTGGTACCTCAGGGACACCAACCGTGACGGGCAGATCAGCGCCACCGAGCGGCGTCAGGTGGCGCAGAACATGAAGCTCGCGCACGGCATGGACGTCAAGGACGGCCGGATGTACGTGGTGGGCGAGAAGACCATCTGGGTGATGGACATTGCCCGCGACGGGTCCCTGAGCGTGCCGCGCGTGTTCGCGGACGGCTTCCCGGACGCCGGGCAGCACCCCGCCCGCACCCTGAAGTGGGGCCCGGACGGGTACCTGTACGCCAGCTTCGGCTCCACGAACAACGACGCTCCCACCCCCAACCCGGAAGAGGCGACCATGCTGCGCCTCAGCCCGGACGGCAAGACCCGTGAGATCTTCGCGCGTGGCCTGCGCCACACCATCGGCTTCGGGTGGCACCCGGTCAGCGGCGTGCTGTACGGCGCGGATCAGGGCAGCGACTGGCACGGCGACAACATCCCGCCCGAGGAGCTGAACGTGATCGAACGCGGGAAGAACTACGGCTGGCCCTTCTGCTACGGCGACAAGCAACTCGACCCGTACGTGAACGTGGGCAACATTCCCGGCAGGATCACCAAGGCCGAGTACTGCGCGGGCACGCAGGGCAGCGTCCTGAACTACACGGCGCACGCGGCGGCCATCGCCATGAACTACTACACCGGCACGCAGTTCCCGGCCGAGTACCGCAACGACGCGTTCGTCGCGTTCCGCGGCTCCTGGAACCGCAGCGAACCCAGCGGGTACGAGATCGCGCGGGTCGTGTTCGACGCGCAGAACAAACCCGAGCGGATCGAGCCGTTCATCACGGGCTTCGTGTACCAGGACGGGGACGTCTGGAAGCAGTTCGGGCGGGTGGCGGGCGTCGCCACGTACACGGACGGCAGCCTGCTGTTCACGGACGACCAGAGCGGCGTCATCTACCGCGTGCTGTACACCGGGGGGAACTGA
- a CDS encoding alpha/beta fold hydrolase: MKRSLTTLTTLTALLCASALAGGAQGQTIPDRGTVTVNGATVFYKATGSGEPLLLIHGYPLSGELFKNNRTLPGYRVITVDLPGFGQSRAPGREASIENYATTMLGFMDAVGLDRAVVGGMSMGGMTLLQMYKTAPDRFKGLILIDTTAEPSGVAEKANWLGTAQQAEQKGVASLVDILMPRMLTSVSRSTMPNQVQHLGGLVKAASLNGAVGGAVALANRPDANPVLPTIRVPTLIIAGMEDNLTPTELQVKMNKAIPGSRLVNIPGAGHAATFEKALAVNAALRAWLPTTR; this comes from the coding sequence ATGAAACGATCCCTGACTACCTTGACTACCCTGACCGCCCTGCTGTGTGCTTCTGCCCTGGCGGGCGGCGCGCAGGGCCAGACCATTCCTGACCGCGGGACCGTGACCGTCAACGGCGCGACCGTCTTCTACAAGGCCACCGGTTCCGGCGAGCCCCTGCTGCTGATTCACGGGTATCCCCTGAGTGGGGAACTGTTCAAGAACAACCGTACCCTGCCCGGTTACCGCGTGATCACGGTGGACCTGCCGGGCTTCGGCCAGAGCCGCGCGCCGGGCCGTGAGGCCAGCATCGAGAACTACGCGACCACCATGCTGGGCTTCATGGACGCCGTGGGCCTGGACCGCGCCGTGGTGGGCGGCATGAGCATGGGCGGCATGACGCTGCTCCAGATGTACAAGACTGCCCCCGACCGCTTCAAGGGCCTGATCCTGATCGACACGACCGCCGAGCCGTCCGGCGTGGCCGAGAAGGCCAACTGGCTGGGCACCGCGCAGCAGGCCGAGCAGAAGGGTGTGGCCAGCCTGGTCGACATCCTGATGCCGCGCATGCTGACCTCGGTCAGCCGCAGCACCATGCCCAATCAGGTGCAGCACCTGGGCGGTCTGGTCAAGGCCGCCAGCCTGAACGGCGCGGTGGGCGGGGCCGTGGCGCTCGCCAACCGCCCGGACGCCAACCCGGTCCTGCCGACCATCCGCGTCCCCACCCTGATCATAGCGGGCATGGAAGACAACCTGACCCCCACCGAACTGCAGGTGAAGATGAACAAGGCCATTCCCGGCAGCCGACTGGTGAACATTCCTGGCGCGGGCCACGCGGCCACCTTCGAGAAGGCCCTGGCCGTCAACGCCGCCCTGCGTGCCTGGCTGCCCACCACTCGCTGA
- a CDS encoding 1,4-dihydroxy-6-naphthoate synthase has product MSPDALSPVSSDLPAVLDLGYSLCPNDTFIFHALHAGLVQGPLPVREVLEDVQTLNDWATQGRLPMTKISYRAYFSVMDRYVALRAGGALGRGVGPLIVTRGDVQDLNGRTVASPGALTTAELLLRLVFPQVNVIRMRYDEVMPAVQRGEFAGQPIDAGLIIHESRFTFHEYGLTRLLDLGAWWEQDTGLPLPLGAILVRRDLPLAVQRDLNAAVRGSLEYAYAHPEASRGYIRQHALEMSDEVMQAHIDLYVNPFSLDVGEEGERAVRELHRRAVEVGAAPATSRTLFVE; this is encoded by the coding sequence ATGAGCCCGGATGCCCTTTCCCCCGTTTCAAGTGACCTGCCGGCGGTGCTGGACCTGGGGTACTCGCTGTGCCCGAACGACACGTTCATCTTTCACGCGCTGCACGCGGGGCTGGTGCAGGGGCCGCTGCCGGTGCGCGAGGTGCTGGAGGACGTGCAGACCCTGAACGACTGGGCCACGCAGGGCCGCCTCCCCATGACGAAAATCAGTTACCGCGCGTACTTCAGCGTGATGGACCGGTACGTGGCGCTGCGCGCTGGCGGGGCGCTGGGCCGGGGCGTGGGGCCGCTGATCGTGACGCGCGGGGACGTGCAGGACCTGAATGGCCGCACGGTCGCCTCGCCGGGCGCGCTGACCACGGCAGAACTGCTGCTGAGGCTGGTCTTCCCGCAGGTGAACGTGATCCGCATGCGCTACGACGAGGTCATGCCCGCCGTGCAGCGCGGCGAGTTCGCGGGGCAGCCCATCGACGCGGGCCTGATCATCCACGAGTCGCGCTTCACCTTCCACGAGTACGGGTTGACCCGCCTGCTGGACCTGGGCGCGTGGTGGGAGCAGGACACCGGCCTGCCCCTGCCGCTGGGCGCGATCCTGGTGCGCCGGGACCTGCCGCTGGCCGTGCAGCGCGACCTGAACGCGGCGGTGCGTGGCAGCCTGGAGTACGCGTACGCGCACCCGGAAGCGTCACGCGGGTACATCCGGCAGCACGCGCTGGAGATGTCGGACGAGGTCATGCAGGCGCACATCGACCTGTACGTGAATCCCTTCAGCTTGGACGTGGGCGAGGAGGGCGAGCGGGCCGTGCGGGAACTGCACCGCCGGGCGGTGGAGGTCGGGGCCGCGCCCGCCACGAGCCGGACGTTGTTCGTCGAGTGA
- a CDS encoding DUF6174 domain-containing protein produces the protein MSPLRAALLIPAALVALSALNTAQAGGGGPRPAPVATCRDGYVRPDFTALKAQLSRARTQWNVQRPASYTYDLRQIAAPVLFPETRVTVVGGRVTRTDLLPGQEGEPNHLAPQTIEARFDDLFQTLQLQSRAACPDVQLSFDPALGYPTRVYSGMGDNGIADGFGEWSIRNFTPLK, from the coding sequence ATGTCACCCCTGCGCGCCGCCCTGCTGATTCCCGCCGCTCTCGTCGCCCTGAGCGCCCTGAACACCGCGCAGGCGGGCGGCGGCGGTCCCCGCCCCGCCCCGGTCGCCACCTGCCGCGACGGGTACGTGCGCCCGGACTTCACGGCCCTGAAAGCGCAACTGTCCCGCGCCCGCACCCAGTGGAACGTGCAGCGGCCCGCCAGTTACACCTACGACCTGCGCCAGATTGCCGCGCCCGTCCTGTTCCCCGAAACCCGCGTGACCGTCGTGGGCGGCCGCGTGACCCGCACCGACCTGCTGCCCGGCCAGGAGGGGGAACCCAACCACCTGGCCCCGCAGACCATCGAGGCGCGCTTCGACGACCTGTTCCAGACGCTGCAACTCCAGTCCCGGGCCGCCTGCCCGGACGTGCAGCTCAGCTTCGACCCGGCGCTCGGTTACCCCACCCGCGTGTACTCCGGCATGGGCGACAATGGCATCGCCGACGGCTTCGGCGAGTGGAGCATCCGCAACTTCACGCCCCTGAAGTAA
- the ribF gene encoding riboflavin biosynthesis protein RibF: MKTYVSPGQRPDTATVVAVGSFDGVHLGHQALIAQLKAKAREHRVPSVVYTFDPPTRVLTQGVEFLSTLPEKLDLLGRYGIDETIAASFTPEFASRPKEAFLDDLRQLRPRTVVVGEDFHFGRGRAGGVEDLRRVAPEVVTLPMHQLGGEDIKSTRIREYLKAGDVVGAGRLLGRHYDAQGVVVQGDRLGRTIGWPTANIRVPDGKALPLGVFAVVAVGDPALEGGGRWHGMANVGFRPTVSGVDRRFEVNLFDFSGDLYGQELQVKFFAHLRGEQKFSGLDELKAQIARDADAAREALKDVR; encoded by the coding sequence GTGAAGACGTACGTCTCCCCTGGCCAGCGCCCCGACACGGCGACGGTCGTGGCGGTCGGGTCGTTCGACGGCGTGCACCTGGGCCATCAGGCGCTGATCGCGCAGTTGAAAGCCAAGGCGCGTGAGCACCGGGTTCCCAGCGTGGTGTACACCTTCGACCCGCCCACGCGGGTGCTGACGCAGGGCGTGGAGTTCCTGTCCACCCTGCCCGAGAAACTGGACCTGCTGGGCCGCTACGGGATCGACGAGACGATCGCGGCGTCGTTCACGCCGGAGTTCGCGTCGCGGCCCAAGGAGGCGTTCCTGGACGACCTGCGGCAGCTGCGGCCCCGCACGGTCGTGGTCGGCGAGGACTTTCACTTCGGGCGGGGCCGGGCGGGCGGCGTGGAGGACCTGCGCCGGGTCGCACCGGAAGTGGTGACGCTCCCGATGCATCAGCTGGGCGGCGAGGACATCAAGAGCACCCGCATCCGCGAGTACCTGAAGGCCGGGGACGTGGTGGGCGCGGGCCGCCTGCTGGGCCGCCACTACGACGCGCAGGGCGTGGTCGTGCAGGGCGACCGCTTAGGCCGCACGATCGGCTGGCCCACCGCGAACATCCGCGTACCGGACGGCAAGGCCCTGCCGCTGGGCGTGTTCGCGGTCGTGGCGGTCGGGGACCCGGCACTGGAGGGCGGGGGACGCTGGCACGGCATGGCGAACGTGGGCTTCCGCCCGACCGTCAGCGGCGTGGACCGGCGCTTCGAGGTGAACCTGTTCGATTTCAGCGGTGACCTGTACGGGCAGGAGTTGCAGGTGAAGTTCTTCGCGCACCTGCGCGGCGAGCAGAAATTCAGCGGCCTGGACGAACTGAAAGCGCAGATCGCCCGCGACGCCGACGCCGCCCGCGAGGCCCTGAAAGACGTCCGCTGA
- a CDS encoding NUDIX domain-containing protein, with protein sequence MSGSQDGPGAAGTRVVFDGHIVRLEIMDGKWEIVRHASAVAVLALNGRGEMLLVRQARRAVGAVTVEAPAGLIDAGEEPVGAARRELQEEAGLDGDMELLTRFYSSPGFCDEELFVFHATNLRESKLPHDEDEEGIEVLWLPPAQVLSGLRDGSLVGSASTVTAALYGLQLLAGSAAGSAGQEPS encoded by the coding sequence ATGAGCGGAAGTCAGGACGGGCCGGGCGCGGCGGGCACGCGGGTGGTGTTCGACGGGCACATCGTGCGCCTGGAGATCATGGACGGGAAGTGGGAGATCGTGCGGCACGCGAGCGCCGTGGCGGTCCTGGCCCTGAACGGGCGCGGCGAGATGCTGCTGGTGCGTCAGGCGCGGCGGGCGGTGGGCGCGGTGACGGTGGAGGCCCCGGCGGGCCTGATCGACGCGGGCGAGGAACCGGTGGGCGCGGCGCGGCGGGAGCTTCAGGAGGAGGCCGGACTGGACGGGGACATGGAACTCCTGACGCGCTTCTACTCCAGTCCCGGTTTCTGTGACGAGGAGCTGTTCGTGTTCCACGCGACGAACCTGCGCGAGAGCAAGTTGCCGCACGACGAGGACGAGGAAGGCATCGAGGTGCTGTGGCTGCCGCCGGCGCAGGTGCTGTCGGGCCTGCGGGACGGCTCGCTGGTCGGGAGTGCCTCGACGGTCACGGCGGCCCTATACGGCCTTCAGCTGCTGGCCGGGAGCGCTGCCGGGAGCGCCGGGCAGGAACCGTCGTGA
- the dgt gene encoding dGTP triphosphohydrolase — protein sequence MITRRDLEAREASTLAPHATLSRDHRGREHPEAESDTRTAFQRDRDRVLHTTAFRRLEAKTQVFLSAAGDHYRTRLTHTLEVQQVARSVALSLGLNEPLAETIALAHDLGHPPFGHAGERVLNTLMQGDGGFNHNLQARRIVTLLEHPKSDYTGLNLTLDTLDGLNKHHRDGLGQPSLEAQLVDAADALAYTAHDLDDGLRSGLITPDHLAGLPLWQELLTTTGVNPHPLTEQGRRTLHRHLLGWLIRDLTHASDHAITTSGLNTPTQVRAHTGGLITYSPATQALLGGARTFLRDNLYRHWRVEMQVEQATGVLTTLFTALQQRPSMLPPSYRDLAHTSGLPRATCDYLAGMTDRYALEMHAALTATGTPTTWPR from the coding sequence ATGATCACGCGCCGCGACCTGGAAGCCCGCGAGGCCAGCACCCTGGCCCCCCACGCCACCCTGAGCCGCGACCACCGGGGCCGCGAGCACCCGGAAGCCGAGAGCGACACCCGCACCGCCTTCCAGCGCGACCGGGACCGCGTGCTGCACACCACCGCCTTCCGCCGCCTGGAAGCCAAGACGCAGGTGTTCCTCTCGGCCGCCGGGGACCACTACCGCACCCGCCTGACCCACACCCTGGAAGTGCAGCAGGTCGCCCGCAGCGTCGCCCTGAGCCTCGGCCTGAACGAACCCCTGGCCGAAACCATCGCCCTGGCCCACGACCTCGGCCACCCCCCCTTCGGGCACGCCGGGGAACGCGTGCTGAACACCCTGATGCAAGGCGACGGGGGCTTCAACCACAACCTGCAGGCGCGGCGCATCGTCACGCTGCTCGAACACCCCAAAAGCGATTACACGGGCCTGAATCTGACCCTCGACACCCTCGACGGCCTGAACAAACACCACCGGGACGGCCTGGGCCAGCCCAGCCTAGAAGCGCAACTCGTGGACGCCGCCGACGCCCTGGCCTACACCGCCCACGACCTCGACGACGGCCTACGCAGCGGCCTGATCACCCCCGACCACCTCGCCGGCCTGCCCCTCTGGCAGGAACTCCTGACCACCACCGGCGTCAACCCCCACCCGCTGACCGAACAGGGCCGCCGCACCCTGCACCGCCACCTGCTCGGCTGGCTCATCCGCGACCTGACCCACGCCAGCGACCACGCCATCACCACCAGCGGCCTGAACACCCCCACCCAGGTCCGCGCCCACACCGGCGGCCTGATCACCTACAGCCCCGCCACGCAGGCCCTCCTGGGCGGCGCCCGCACCTTCCTGCGCGACAACCTGTACCGCCACTGGCGAGTTGAAATGCAGGTCGAGCAGGCCACCGGCGTCCTCACCACCCTGTTCACCGCCCTTCAGCAGCGCCCCAGCATGCTGCCCCCCAGCTACCGCGACCTCGCCCACACCAGCGGCCTGCCCCGCGCCACCTGCGACTACCTGGCCGGCATGACCGACCGCTACGCCCTCGAAATGCACGCTGCCCTCACCGCCACCGGCACCCCCACCACCTGGCCCCGCTGA
- a CDS encoding CBS domain-containing protein, translated as MPEPRLVQDAMHHRAVTIGAHELLSAAVVAMQELGVKRLPVVQAGRVVGIVTDGEVRRALPALSEGLSAWAFTDRVGRVRVSQIMRRPALTTTPGTPLAAAIRVMLDRRVGGLPVVQPDTDELLGMLTLTDVLRAEEHQPRLQWGSADQHMTRGVITVGADDPLSDGAARLHVARLRVLPVMDGPTLVGVLHETDVAAALDRAGGTHGPTVLGAQFLLPELKVRDLMRPPSGYLREGTPMRDALTRMLEADVHGLPIIDGGGELLGVITISDVLRTLLGESTPA; from the coding sequence ATGCCGGAACCCAGACTCGTGCAGGACGCCATGCACCACCGCGCCGTGACCATCGGCGCGCACGAACTACTCAGCGCCGCTGTGGTCGCCATGCAGGAACTCGGCGTGAAACGCCTGCCCGTGGTGCAGGCCGGCCGGGTGGTGGGCATCGTCACGGACGGCGAGGTGCGCCGCGCCCTGCCCGCCCTGAGCGAGGGCCTGAGCGCCTGGGCGTTCACGGACCGCGTGGGTCGCGTGCGCGTCAGCCAGATCATGCGGCGGCCCGCGCTGACCACCACGCCCGGCACGCCCCTGGCCGCCGCGATCCGCGTGATGCTGGACCGCCGGGTGGGCGGTCTGCCGGTCGTGCAACCCGACACAGATGAACTGCTGGGCATGCTGACCCTGACGGACGTGCTGCGCGCCGAGGAGCATCAGCCCCGGTTGCAGTGGGGGTCGGCCGATCAGCACATGACGCGGGGCGTGATCACCGTGGGCGCCGACGACCCCCTCAGTGACGGCGCGGCCCGGCTGCACGTGGCGCGCCTGCGGGTCCTGCCGGTCATGGACGGCCCCACACTGGTCGGCGTGCTGCACGAAACCGATGTGGCGGCCGCCCTGGACCGCGCCGGGGGAACGCACGGCCCCACCGTACTGGGCGCGCAGTTCCTGCTGCCGGAATTGAAAGTCCGTGACCTGATGCGCCCACCCAGCGGGTACCTGCGCGAGGGAACGCCCATGCGTGACGCCCTGACCCGCATGCTGGAAGCCGATGTGCACGGCCTGCCGATCATTGACGGCGGCGGTGAACTGCTGGGCGTGATCACCATTAGCGACGTTCTGAGAACCCTGCTGGGCGAGAGTACACCCGCCTGA
- the lipA gene encoding lipoyl synthase translates to MTQENTPKEPKFIKNGIYRKDSVPVREKKPEWLKVTIPTGQVFTEVRKIVKEHRLHTVCEEAMCPNIGECWSRGTATFMLMGHICTRACRFCAVDTGNPMGKLDLDEPQGVAESVKLMGLKYVVLTSVDRDDLPDGGAYHFAKTVQAIKKLNPETRVEALTPDFGGNPHCVDLVLDSGVDTYAQNLETVRRLTHPVRDIRADYDQTLKVLAHAKQARPDVITKTSIMLGLGETREELTQTMRDCRAAGVDVLTFGQYLRPTMHHLPVERYVSPAEFDELRDEAMAMGFLEVVSGPLVRSSYKAEQIVMDRPGNLPEHLAHLGEGSELSLI, encoded by the coding sequence ATGACCCAAGAGAACACCCCCAAGGAACCCAAGTTCATCAAGAACGGCATCTACCGCAAAGACAGCGTGCCGGTCCGCGAGAAGAAACCCGAGTGGCTGAAAGTCACCATCCCCACCGGGCAGGTGTTCACGGAAGTCCGCAAGATCGTCAAGGAACACCGCCTGCACACCGTGTGCGAGGAAGCCATGTGCCCCAACATCGGCGAATGCTGGAGCCGCGGCACGGCCACCTTCATGCTGATGGGCCACATCTGCACCCGCGCCTGCCGCTTCTGCGCCGTGGACACCGGCAACCCCATGGGCAAACTCGACCTCGACGAACCCCAGGGCGTCGCCGAGAGCGTCAAACTCATGGGCCTGAAGTACGTCGTGCTGACCAGCGTCGACCGTGACGACCTGCCCGACGGCGGCGCGTACCACTTCGCCAAGACCGTGCAGGCCATCAAGAAACTCAACCCCGAAACGCGCGTCGAGGCCCTCACGCCCGACTTCGGCGGCAACCCCCACTGCGTGGACCTCGTGCTCGACAGCGGCGTGGACACCTACGCACAGAACCTCGAAACGGTCCGCCGCCTCACGCACCCCGTCCGCGACATCCGCGCCGACTACGACCAGACCCTCAAGGTCCTGGCGCACGCCAAGCAGGCCCGCCCGGACGTCATCACCAAGACCAGCATCATGCTCGGCCTGGGCGAAACCCGCGAGGAACTCACGCAGACCATGCGCGACTGCCGCGCCGCCGGCGTGGACGTCCTGACCTTCGGGCAGTACCTGCGCCCCACCATGCACCACCTGCCCGTCGAGCGCTACGTCTCCCCCGCTGAATTCGACGAACTGCGCGACGAGGCCATGGCCATGGGCTTCCTGGAAGTCGTCAGCGGCCCCCTGGTCCGCAGCTCCTACAAGGCCGAGCAGATCGTCATGGACCGCCCCGGCAACCTGCCCGAACACCTCGCGCACCTCGGCGAAGGCAGCGAACTCAGCCTGATCTGA
- the lipB gene encoding lipoyl(octanoyl) transferase LipB: protein MTHPPFDVLDLGVTPYRDAWDLQKQHHERVVAGGRPVLLLVEHPPVLTLGRKAREGTNIIVTRDYLTQQGIEVLEVERGGDVTYHGPGQLVAYAIFPVGRRVADFLRLLEQATIAALSDLGLPDARPNPGYAGVYVDPREVNGRTYDQKIASFGVAVKRHVALHGLGLNVTTNLQHFELIVPCGLDDTHMTSVQREHDLRGTGRRVTIPEATAALSRAFTTTFATYDWTLPATAAAGS from the coding sequence ATGACGCACCCCCCCTTCGACGTTCTGGACCTCGGCGTCACGCCGTACCGGGACGCCTGGGACCTTCAGAAACAACACCACGAGCGGGTCGTGGCCGGGGGCCGCCCGGTCCTGCTGCTCGTGGAACACCCCCCCGTCCTCACGCTGGGCCGCAAGGCGCGTGAAGGAACCAACATCATCGTCACGCGCGACTACCTGACCCAACAGGGCATAGAAGTGCTGGAAGTCGAACGCGGCGGCGACGTCACCTACCACGGCCCCGGCCAGCTCGTCGCGTACGCCATCTTCCCCGTCGGCCGCCGGGTCGCGGACTTCCTGCGCCTGCTGGAACAGGCCACCATCGCCGCGCTGAGCGACCTGGGCCTCCCGGACGCCCGCCCGAACCCCGGGTACGCCGGCGTGTACGTGGACCCCAGAGAAGTCAACGGCCGCACGTACGACCAGAAGATCGCCTCGTTCGGCGTGGCCGTGAAGCGCCACGTGGCCCTGCACGGCCTGGGACTGAACGTCACCACGAACCTCCAGCACTTCGAGCTGATCGTCCCGTGCGGCCTGGACGACACGCACATGACCAGCGTGCAACGCGAGCACGACCTGCGTGGCACCGGGCGCCGCGTGACCATCCCGGAAGCCACGGCCGCCCTGAGCCGCGCCTTCACCACCACCTTCGCCACCTACGACTGGACGCTGCCGGCCACCGCCGCAGCGGGGAGCTGA
- the rplS gene encoding 50S ribosomal protein L19 produces MQHAIKANRGAILRAVEQPHIKTDAPDFRPGDTIRVETKVVEGTRTRNQAFEGVVIAINGSGSRKSFTVRKISFGEGVERVFPFSSPLLAKITVLERGKVRRAKLYYLRDLRGKAARIKNDRSRVMKDAARAQAEKAAKAAAPAPTETAAPETQGE; encoded by the coding sequence ATGCAGCACGCAATCAAAGCGAACCGTGGCGCCATTCTGCGCGCCGTCGAGCAGCCCCACATCAAGACCGACGCCCCCGATTTCCGCCCCGGCGACACCATCCGCGTGGAAACCAAGGTCGTGGAAGGCACCCGCACCCGCAACCAGGCCTTCGAAGGCGTCGTCATCGCCATCAACGGCTCGGGCAGCCGCAAGAGCTTCACCGTCCGCAAGATCTCCTTCGGTGAAGGCGTCGAGCGCGTGTTCCCGTTCAGCAGTCCCCTGCTGGCCAAGATCACCGTGCTGGAACGCGGCAAGGTCCGCCGCGCCAAGCTGTACTACCTGCGCGACCTGCGCGGCAAGGCAGCCCGCATCAAGAACGACCGCAGCCGCGTGATGAAGGACGCCGCGCGCGCCCAGGCCGAGAAAGCCGCCAAGGCCGCCGCGCCCGCCCCCACCGAAACCGCCGCCCCCGAAACCCAGGGCGAGTAA